ACTCGTACATGACCGTATTATGTGCCGATTTTAATTTTCTGTTATTGGCGGGTGTATTTGGATTAATGCGAAGATAGGATTGTAAAGGCCCCCATATGTTAGATACAAACCATTTGCTGAACCAGTTTCCGTCACTTTGAAGATCACCTTGATGGCCATGTGTCAGTAGAAAAGAAAGCGGTTTTTTATCAATGAACATACGGAGAACCAGTCCTTCGTACACCTTTAGTTTTTTTCCGTATACCTTCTCTATGGTTAAAAAGGCAAAGGGATCATTGTCCCAGTATAGATCATGGTTGCCGTATATTTTTATAAATGCATCTCTTTTAACAAAAAGCTTTTCTTTTTCGAAGCTAGCTTTATGATGCTTTATGACGGAAAAAATATTGTTTTTCCATAATTCTTCACTGTCGCCCAGGCAACAATAGGTGTATTCTTCTTGGTTGTAGTAATCGAGTGCGGCTAAATAATTTTTTTCGGATAGCAAAAAATCGTCCCGATAATCTTTGCTTCCCTTATGGTGGTCTGAAAAAATGATGAGTTTGGACGTTCCATTAAACTCCAATACTAAGCCCTTTTTTGACTTGCCATGCTGGATATGCTTAAATAAAGAAGATAAAGCAGTATGTACCCTAGCTCTGTCTGGCCTGGAGGCATATTTATCGGTGAAACGAATGATTGGATTGGTCAGTAATTTCTGAAGCAGTTTCCGCATATAACATTAACAGTTATATAAAAATAATGTTCAAGTAGAAAATAAACCATCGTATGAACCATCTGCATTTAAAATTTGATTTTCATTCGAATGGATAGCGTGTTTATTCACATGTTGTCTATTTATAATGGCGTTCACGCTGCCTTAGGCGGTTTAAAAAGTAATGGAGCTTGCACGCATGCGCTACAGGCTTCTTGCTAGCTTGACACAAGCGTCGCACAATAAACTTGCAAGGATCTTGCTACAATCTTGCAGGGATGACACAACAACGTTGCAAGAAAATTCCTATTCTGACACAATAAACTTGCGGACTAAGCACTGTTTAAGCTTTAGTTAAGCATAAGAGTACATAGGGGTCAATCTATAAATATAACCTAAAGGTTCAATTAGTAGCTTTTACACGTTCTAATCTAATTCGAATACAGGCGGATATAAAGGATGCCATAGCTATTAGCTTATTGGCTCAATAGAAGGCTAATCTATTGTTTATAAGTTTGTTAAAATCTGTTAAATCAAATAATAAAGCAACGTTTTAATTGCATATTCGTTTCATGGAACATTCGATACGTGGTCTTTTATATTTCTTTTTGGGATTGCCTCTGCTCGCTTCTTCGCAAATTCACCTTTCGGGCAAAATGGTGGCGGCCGATACCGAAAAACCTTTAGCCTATGTCAACATCGGTATCAGGAACAAAAATGTTGGGACGGTGTCGAATAGCAAGGGGAGCTATGAGTTGAAACTAAAGCATGATTACGCAGAGGATACGCTAACCTTTTCTTTGGTTGGGTATCACGATTTTGCCGTTTCGATTGGCGAATTACGAGATGGGGGGATGGAAGTAGTCAGGCTAAAACCAAAAACCGTTGATTTGCAGGTGGTGGAGGTATTTGGCAAGAAACTAGTTGAAAGAAAATTTGGGGTTAAGAGACGGAATTTCCTGATACACTTTACCGACGGAATGTTTACTCAGGAAGATATTTTTGAGATTGGCCAGTTGATAAAATTGGGCGAGCATCCTGCACGTATAAAAGATGTCAACCTATATATAAATGCCCCAAGGGAAGACAGCGCTACTTTTCGGATAAATTTTTACCGCTATGACGGGAAACGGCCAGCAGCGAGAATAATCGAAAAAAGCATGATACAACGCCATGCAGTTCAACAGGGATGGCTTCGCTTGAAACTTGAGGAACCAGTGCGGTTGAAGGGAGATTGCATAGTGACCGTTGAATTTATCCCGGAAGAAAAGAAGGATGTGCCGAACATCGCTTATGAAGTTAAATTGGGCGGAACTTCCAAAAGTTTCTACAGAAGAAATAGCCAAGGAACCTGGAATACGCCTCCACATCACTACTGTTTATATGTTACAGCCTTAGTTGATACAGAACAGCCAGAGACCGATGATGATGTCGAATCGATGCCCGCTTTTTCCTTATACAGCAATACGGTAAAGGATAGCTTTAGTATTTTTGTACAGTTACCTGAAGAATATGGTAAGAAAAAGCACCAGCGTCATCCGGTTATTTATCACCTCGATGGCAATGCCTATTTTGACCAGATACGTGACGCGGTACAGCACAGCAAACAAAATAAAGATGCTGTTGAACCAATTGTTGTGGGGATTGGTTATGCAAACGCTTATTTGATGGATTCTCTGAGAGTGCGCGATTATACTTTTCCTCCTGCGCCAGCGGAGGACAGCCTGCTAATAAGTGGTGGCGGAGATAAATTCTATTCCTTCATCAAGTCTATTTTAGTGCCACACGTAGATCGTGTTTATCGAACGGATAGTGCCAACAGAACAATTATGGGGCATTCTTTTGGAGGCTATTTTGTTTTATATGCCTTGTTGCACGATTATCTGGACGAAGGGAATACCACTATTTTTAATAATTATGTGGCGGCAAGCCCGTCTATTGCTTATGGGAGTAATTACCTCTTTAATCGTCTCGTTACCTTAGATAAGAACACATTTAAAAATGAAAAACCTTTAAAGCTTTTTCTAACGATGGGTGAAAGGGAATTGGCTGCTGACGGGAATCACAGTTTTAAATTGTTTTCGGAGTCGCTAGGTCGAGTGAATGGTATTGAACTTAAATCAAAAATATACAAAGATACCGAGCACATGGGAACAGCAATTCCATCGTTTGAGGATGGGATGGATTTTTTTGATTTTTCTATGTCCGGGGAAAAGTAGTTTAAAGCTGTATCTTTGTTAATAACTCAATGTAAATAGCGATTTGAACAAAGTACTGATCATTGGTTCGGGTGGGGCTGGCAAGTCTACTTTTGCCAGAAAATTGGCTGCTCTGACGCAATTATCGCTCATTCATTTGGATGCTTTTTATTGGCAATCTGGATGGGAGCAACCTAGTAGGGAGAGCTGGAGGCAGCAGGTTATCGAACTTGCATGCGGCAACCAGTGGATTATGGACGGAAATTATGGTAGTACATTGGAAGATCGTCTAAGGCATGCAGACACGGTAATCTTTTTAGACACCAACCGATATCGCTGTCTTTGGCGAGCTTTTAAGCGCTATGTTCAATTTAGGAATAAAGTAAGACCGGATATGGCAGCAGGGTGTAAAGAACGGATAACATGGGAATTCATCCGTTATATTTGGTTTTATCCTACGAAGAATAAACCCATGATCTTGGCCAAGATTAATAAGCACACTACCCATAAAAAGTTGGTAGTGTTAAAGGGAAAGGCGGATATCGAAAGTTATTTAGAAAAAATAACTACTCTTGTTACCAGCAATTCGTATTCAGGAAATTAGTTTTTATACTTTTTAATAAATGAGGCTTTAGCGTCATGGTAAGAAGTTACGCCACCTATGAGATGTAGAAACTTAATGTAATACCAGGCAAAATCGATCTGATGTTTTAAAAATCCAGAGCGCGCGCTGCTAGGATATAGGTGATGGTTATTGTGCCATTCGCCAGCCACAAAGCCGGGCCATAGCTGGTTGATCGACAGGTCGTTCTCGTTAAAGTCGTATCCTTTCCTGCGCTTGTTCTGTCCTTTTCCATGACCTTCGTAGTTAAAAGTCCGTACACCAATTGCCCAGAAAGCTGCCGCACCGAAAAGGGCAAAGGCCAAAGCATGTCCGCCGATGATGTAGAAAATAGTGTACCAAACCAGCCAATTTAACAGGCAGGTAAGTATCGCCCGTCCTGGGTGAACAATAGAACCCCATTTTTGGTAATTACGATAGCAATTGGCTTTTACGCCGGTATGTGCCATAAGCGCTGCGGTACGTGAATACTCTTCGACCGTTAAATTCTTCGCAATGGGTTGGTGGTTAACATCCGCTAAAAAACAATATAAGAAACCTCCGCTAGCGTTGTATGGATCGCCAGGCTTGTCAGATTTAGCGTGATGGACATGATGGGATATCGCATAGATCTCTTCTGGTACCATACTAATGGTTAAATTTTGTGTTAGTATACGCCAAAAGCTATTCTTGAATCTGTAAGCCTTGTGTGTACAGTAGCGGTGATGCCAAATGGTGCCATGGGTACCCATGACAATCATGCTGTATATAAACGCGGCGATCAATAGACCTATGCTGAAGTATTTAAAAATAAAAATGAATAGAAGCGGTATTAAAAGTAGTACTCTAAGCCAACTGAAAAAAGGGAGCCAATTCTTTCGTGACTGGAAGATATTGAGTCGTTTAAAGAACTCGCTAAAAAGCTGTTTTGCACTTGGTTTGTTGAACACACCGTGCTTATCCGACCATCCGTATGATGGCGGGTCTAATACTTTATCTAATAACATACGATCATTAATTGGTGAAAGGTACATCTTTTTATCATTAAAAGACGCTATCCATTGAAAGTTAACAAAACTTAACATTTAACCTAGTGTTCAATAAACCGACTTAAGATGTTGTGTTTGTCTTCGGAAAACGAATAATCTTTAACCATTTTAACAGTAAAATAATGGGATAAACGGGATCGATCTCATGCCACCGCCTGCCAAAATTTGCGTTCGACGGATGTTTATGATGATTATTATGGTAAGATTCGCCTAGCATTAAAATATCTACTACTAACAGGTTTTTTGACGTATTTTTAAGTTTAAAGTTGATATAACCATATTTGTGTGCGAACCAATTGACAATGGCTCCATGAAAAGGGCCCATGGTAATGACAATAGGCAGGAGCATAAACCACCAGTATGAAGTTGCAAACGAAAGAAAAAATAGGATGTATGCAACTGTCCACAGCAGACGTGAGATTTTGGAATTTGCCCAGCGGTCAAAACCAGTCCATGTGGGTAGGTTTTTCAGAAAACGTGATTCAACCGGGCGTTTATGATAAAGGATATCTGTATAAATATTTCGTGTACGCCACATCATACTGGCAATATTTG
This Olivibacter sp. SDN3 DNA region includes the following protein-coding sequences:
- a CDS encoding alpha/beta hydrolase-fold protein codes for the protein MEHSIRGLLYFFLGLPLLASSQIHLSGKMVAADTEKPLAYVNIGIRNKNVGTVSNSKGSYELKLKHDYAEDTLTFSLVGYHDFAVSIGELRDGGMEVVRLKPKTVDLQVVEVFGKKLVERKFGVKRRNFLIHFTDGMFTQEDIFEIGQLIKLGEHPARIKDVNLYINAPREDSATFRINFYRYDGKRPAARIIEKSMIQRHAVQQGWLRLKLEEPVRLKGDCIVTVEFIPEEKKDVPNIAYEVKLGGTSKSFYRRNSQGTWNTPPHHYCLYVTALVDTEQPETDDDVESMPAFSLYSNTVKDSFSIFVQLPEEYGKKKHQRHPVIYHLDGNAYFDQIRDAVQHSKQNKDAVEPIVVGIGYANAYLMDSLRVRDYTFPPAPAEDSLLISGGGDKFYSFIKSILVPHVDRVYRTDSANRTIMGHSFGGYFVLYALLHDYLDEGNTTIFNNYVAASPSIAYGSNYLFNRLVTLDKNTFKNEKPLKLFLTMGERELAADGNHSFKLFSESLGRVNGIELKSKIYKDTEHMGTAIPSFEDGMDFFDFSMSGEK
- a CDS encoding fatty acid desaturase, whose product is MLSFVNFQWIASFNDKKMYLSPINDRMLLDKVLDPPSYGWSDKHGVFNKPSAKQLFSEFFKRLNIFQSRKNWLPFFSWLRVLLLIPLLFIFIFKYFSIGLLIAAFIYSMIVMGTHGTIWHHRYCTHKAYRFKNSFWRILTQNLTISMVPEEIYAISHHVHHAKSDKPGDPYNASGGFLYCFLADVNHQPIAKNLTVEEYSRTAALMAHTGVKANCYRNYQKWGSIVHPGRAILTCLLNWLVWYTIFYIIGGHALAFALFGAAAFWAIGVRTFNYEGHGKGQNKRRKGYDFNENDLSINQLWPGFVAGEWHNNHHLYPSSARSGFLKHQIDFAWYYIKFLHLIGGVTSYHDAKASFIKKYKN
- a CDS encoding metallophosphoesterase, with the translated sequence MRKLLQKLLTNPIIRFTDKYASRPDRARVHTALSSLFKHIQHGKSKKGLVLEFNGTSKLIIFSDHHKGSKDYRDDFLLSEKNYLAALDYYNQEEYTYCCLGDSEELWKNNIFSVIKHHKASFEKEKLFVKRDAFIKIYGNHDLYWDNDPFAFLTIEKVYGKKLKVYEGLVLRMFIDKKPLSFLLTHGHQGDLQSDGNWFSKWFVSNIWGPLQSYLRINPNTPANNRKLKSAHNTVMYEWTAKQKDLVLITGHTHQPVFNSLTHLERTYKRLHAARATGDITLANELEDELRAGKVSGEASTRYEDSKNTYFNAGCCCYNDGDITGIELDATCYQAHRMEV
- a CDS encoding acyl-CoA desaturase, with translation MIILVFFIGLWYLSLFSQTFFQHRYAAHGSFTMNRFWERFFFIFCYLTQGSSYLSPRAYAIMHRMHHAYTDTEQDPHSPKFSSNIASMMWRTRNIYTDILYHKRPVESRFLKNLPTWTGFDRWANSKISRLLWTVAYILFFLSFATSYWWFMLLPIVITMGPFHGAIVNWFAHKYGYINFKLKNTSKNLLVVDILMLGESYHNNHHKHPSNANFGRRWHEIDPVYPIILLLKWLKIIRFPKTNTTS
- a CDS encoding DNA topology modulation protein, with translation MNKVLIIGSGGAGKSTFARKLAALTQLSLIHLDAFYWQSGWEQPSRESWRQQVIELACGNQWIMDGNYGSTLEDRLRHADTVIFLDTNRYRCLWRAFKRYVQFRNKVRPDMAAGCKERITWEFIRYIWFYPTKNKPMILAKINKHTTHKKLVVLKGKADIESYLEKITTLVTSNSYSGN